From the Streptomyces nodosus genome, the window GTACCGGCCCCGTCACAAGCTCCGGAATCCCCTTCAGGCGGCGAGACCGTGGCGGCAGAATCTACTTCGAAGTCGTCCGACGACGGCAGCACCCTGTGGATCGGCCTCGGTGCCGTCGCGGCGGTGGTAGTCATCGGCGGTGGTGCGTTCGCCGTCAAGCGTGCACGCAGGAGAGCGTGAAGACGTCAACCCAGGGATGCTTGAGCGCACATCCTCGGGTTGACTTGATTCACCACGACAGGGCCTGCCTCTCATCCCCTCCCGAGAGGGGAACTCGGAGCAGTTCCAAGCTCCACTGGAACATGGCCTACTCCGCCTCTGCCCCGCCGTTCCCTGATGTCGGCTCCAGGTCGAACTCCCCGTCCCGCGCCCCGAGTACGAAGGCCGTCCATTCGGCCTCCGTGTACCGCAGCACGGTTTCGGGGTCGAGTGACGACCGCATCGCCACGGCGCCCTCGGGCAGGTACGCGATCTCGACGCGCTCCTCGTGCTCCTCGGTGCCGGGAGCGCTGTGCCACTCCACACCGGAGATGTCGAGGGCATAGAGCTCGTTCTTCTCACGCTCCTTGCGGGCCTTGACATCCTCGGTCCGGGCGTCGGCACCCTTGTCCTGAGCATCGGCCATCGGACGGCCGCCCCCTTCCTGACGCGCGAAAGAACTGCCCATCCACCTTACTCGGCATGGGGCGGCGGGCAGCCCAGGTTCTTCAGCA encodes:
- a CDS encoding DUF397 domain-containing protein encodes the protein MADAQDKGADARTEDVKARKEREKNELYALDISGVEWHSAPGTEEHEERVEIAYLPEGAVAMRSSLDPETVLRYTEAEWTAFVLGARDGEFDLEPTSGNGGAEAE